The genomic window GGAGAGAATAGCGCGAAGCTTCGAGGTCACTCGCTTCGTCGCGGACGCTTAGTTGTATGCTCTCCGTGGCAGCGTCTCTGGGACTATGGGACCATGAGTGAGGGGCGAAATACACGACCATAGACATTTTCATGACAAAGTTAATCGATATTGTTACTTGCTAGGACAGATCTTGACCAATGGATCCAAGTATTGAACAAAGTTGTAAGCACTAGATACAACAGCATCAACTCGCTGGAGAAAGAACATACCCAAGTATTCAGCTATACTAACATAATCGTGAATATCAACGGAGGGAAGAAAAACCTTCGACATAACCACAAAGCTTCTGTGCTCTCCACTCAAAATGATGCTACAGTAGCAGTTGAGTTTCTGAAGCAAACCTCCAAGCCGACGCCTTGATAGTGCCTCTTGTCCCCAACCCGAGTACATACGACCACATCTGCTAGAAagctcgggatcccgtcTGATCTCCCATCGATAACCTGGCAAGAGTTGGATTAGTAGCTAGGTCGGTGACGACTAGCGAATCCCCAatgttgtatgttttttgTTCTATTTTTGCCTGTCCTTCTAAAGGTGGTAAACGCTCTCTCATCTCACCATAACATGATACCAGTACACCTATCTTGCTGAACACGAAGAAACATTTTCCGTGGACGTACATGATTAATAGAAGTAATCCATATTTCTAGCAGAGAGCTTGACAAGGTTTTCAACGTCCAAATACAGCTGGCTTGTCCCGACAAGACATTCATCAGCTGGGTGTTTCGCAACTCATATATCCTGGTTCTTACACTCGTCGTAAACTTCTGAAATTCCCTAGTTGCTTTTAAGGCCAGAGCTCTGTTTCCTCCCAGGAGTCTCCAGTCAAGCGATAGTTCCATCTTTTGCCCTCCTCCGGGTCTGACAAGTCGACCCGGTCCACCTCCTCCGGCAAGATAACAACTACACGAAAGTTCTTCCTCGCAATCTCGTCATCTAGGTCTTCTACTTTCTGCCCTAAGCCGAGTCCTGGCCCTGGCTTTTCAGTCTTTGGTGTCCCTGGCGCTGGGTTTCGGAATGATCCTCGCATCATGGGACTCAAGTTGCCAAAATGAGCCGTCACCTCCTTGGCCCAATCCCACGAGCTGGAATCGTCGTCACTGTTTCTGCGACGCATATGCTTCTCCAAGATCTCCCTGACCTGTGCTCCTGAGGGGTCGTTGATATCCGGGCCAAGCAGATAAGCTCGGCCGCGGAGGCGCCACTGGGTCCTGGACGGCACGGCCCAGAAGACGGCCTCTACCGGTCCGCCGCCGCCGGACTGGGCGGGATAGGAACCATCCGGGGATAGCTCGGGGATCTTTTCCATGCGGGCATCGGTAGTGATGGTGAGGAGGTCGCTCTCATACAGGGACGGGTTTAGCGGcgccttgttcttggggTTGGCCGGGAGCTCTGCCCACAAGCCCCGGAACACAACGGTTCGAGATCGAGGGGTAACGGAGGTTGACGAGTCATGGTGAAGGGTGCTGAGCGTGAACGTCGGTGAATCCAACTCGTTGACGTGAGTCAGGAAGGCAGAGCGCCAAGGCGCGGCCTGAGTAGGACGAGAACTAGACATTGTCTGTTTGAGATGACCAAGGATTTGAGTCGTACGCTGGACAGAGGAAGTGATGGGTTTCATGGGTGATGAATTCGTGCTCTCATGAGATCTTTCAGGCTCAAGTTGTCCGAGTGAAGCTGATTAGTGGTGAAGTCGTGAGACCCCACTTCATGGTCAAGCATCAAATCATACTACGCAGCAGCTCGATGAGAGACTGATCTATGAGTCATGAGTTAAGGAAACTATTGACAACTTGAATAACTTCAGACATCGATCTACTAGTTGACGATTTCATTTCTATCCATCTCTTGGCTATGAAATTGGGCACGTGGCTGTGCAGATCTTGAGCCTCCGCCAAGCCTGGACTGTAGACACCACCTTGTCGACAACATGACTCTGTGGAACTGAGTAGCATTAGCCAACTAGAGTTCACGCCTAGCACATATTCTTATTACCACTAAACAGTGGTAATTCGCGGTCAAGGCACATTGTCTGTGAGCCCACATGATGCTGCCGCTCAAGGAGGTCAGACGTCAAGTCAAATGCCGGGTCATCCATCTTCAGCAGCGGAAATGACGACGGAAGCCCAAAGACTCGACGGCATCTTCATGCCTTGCGGGCTCGGCCAGAAGCCCTTACCCAGGCCTGTCCCTCATTTCCAGTGTACGTCATTGGCTTTGCTTGAGATTGGTCCATCAAGTTCTCTATGAGGGTCCAGACCGTCCGGGGTTGGCACCCTGAAGGGGCTTAGCCGGGGAGCCGAGCGGTATGTAGCGGCTATGCTACTGACGGAGGtcgaccaaggaggagaggacTCACGGCACTGTACAGACAGCGTATGTAGGGAGAAGTGTGTATTCGCCCAGCAAATGCCGCGCGTCAGAGGTATGGATGCCCGCTCTTCGTAGTCTCGGCCTTTATCACGTCCCCGACTGGCTGTGCCGGGGCTGGAGGCGCCAGTGTTGATAAGCAGCCACGCGCCTCCGCCTCGCGAACTGGTGAAGCTCTATGCCCTCTTCTCGAAGCTTGGCTCAACTGCCGCTGCATTTCCCCTCACCATGGAGCTCACCGAAACGCCTCGACGACCAAAACGCCCGCCCTGACTGAGGGATGGAACTAAGGCCGCAAG from Fusarium keratoplasticum isolate Fu6.1 chromosome 10, whole genome shotgun sequence includes these protein-coding regions:
- a CDS encoding Pyridox-oxase-2 domain-containing protein, with product MKPITSSVQRTTQILGHLKQTMSSSRPTQAAPWRSAFLTHVNELDSPTFTLSTLHHDSSTSVTPRSRTVVFRGLWAELPANPKNKAPLNPSLYESDLLTITTDARMEKIPELSPDGSYPAQSGGGGPVEAVFWAVPSRTQWRLRGRAYLLGPDINDPSGAQVREILEKHMRRRNSDDDSSSWDWAKEVTAHFGNLSPMMRGSFRNPAPGTPKTEKPGPGLGLGQKVEDLDDEIARKNFRVVVILPEEVDRVDLSDPEEGKRWNYRLTGDSWEETELWP